The following are encoded together in the Kribbella voronezhensis genome:
- a CDS encoding ABC transporter substrate-binding protein yields the protein MAIDRTQLTRRGFLGVGVAAGIITLTACGSDSDKKPGGGGGGAADLVMTVWGGDTDKTTYQQRIDALVKKFPELKVKLQLIPGDGYAQKVQTMIAGGKGPDIMQVAENVNVYSSKNQIMPLDDLAKKAGLDLEQRFGSIGKIYSYQDKVYAIPDRSGAMIVYYNKGLFDAKGIKPPTADWTWDDALSAFKELTIPGKQWGYGGGGWWAQWWSFVYQNGGKIIDDAGKPAVATDEVIEALQWTGDLVFKHGVVPTPKQFADMGADVGADGAFANGKLAVNTTGFWGISGLAKSKIDWNIAPLWRGKEQAVTAFGSGLAISRTAKNPEAAFKAIEFLTSPEAQQKIIATGEDVPASIEVQKSNAFLKPAWMTKPVDMNVFAESSSFVYRAPFIPAWNEMQKAFDDGLADFWLGKKDARTSLTAIQQRLETIVKPAG from the coding sequence ATGGCGATCGACAGGACACAGCTCACGCGGCGGGGTTTTCTCGGCGTAGGAGTCGCGGCCGGCATCATCACGCTGACCGCGTGCGGCTCGGACAGTGACAAGAAGCCGGGCGGTGGCGGTGGGGGCGCTGCCGACCTGGTGATGACCGTGTGGGGCGGGGACACCGACAAGACGACGTACCAGCAGCGGATCGACGCGCTGGTGAAGAAGTTCCCGGAGCTCAAGGTCAAGCTCCAGTTGATTCCCGGCGACGGTTACGCGCAGAAGGTGCAGACGATGATCGCGGGCGGCAAGGGCCCGGACATCATGCAGGTGGCCGAGAACGTCAACGTCTACTCCAGCAAGAACCAGATCATGCCGCTGGACGACCTGGCGAAGAAGGCCGGGCTGGACCTGGAGCAGCGGTTCGGCTCGATCGGGAAGATCTACTCCTACCAGGACAAGGTCTACGCGATCCCGGACCGCTCCGGCGCGATGATCGTCTACTACAACAAGGGCCTGTTCGATGCCAAGGGCATCAAGCCGCCGACGGCGGACTGGACCTGGGACGACGCGCTGTCCGCGTTCAAGGAACTCACCATCCCCGGCAAGCAGTGGGGTTACGGCGGCGGTGGCTGGTGGGCGCAGTGGTGGAGCTTCGTCTACCAGAACGGCGGCAAGATCATCGACGACGCCGGCAAGCCCGCCGTGGCCACCGACGAGGTCATCGAGGCGCTGCAGTGGACCGGCGACCTGGTCTTCAAGCACGGCGTCGTCCCCACGCCGAAGCAGTTCGCCGACATGGGCGCCGACGTCGGCGCCGACGGTGCGTTCGCGAACGGCAAGCTCGCGGTCAACACCACCGGCTTCTGGGGCATCAGCGGACTGGCCAAGTCCAAGATCGACTGGAACATCGCACCGCTGTGGCGTGGCAAGGAGCAGGCCGTGACCGCCTTCGGCAGCGGGCTCGCCATCTCCCGGACCGCGAAGAACCCCGAGGCCGCGTTCAAGGCGATCGAGTTCCTCACCTCGCCCGAGGCACAGCAGAAGATCATCGCCACCGGCGAGGACGTGCCGGCCAGTATCGAGGTACAGAAGAGCAACGCGTTCCTCAAACCCGCGTGGATGACCAAGCCGGTGGACATGAACGTGTTCGCCGAGTCGAGTTCGTTCGTCTACCGGGCGCCGTTCATCCCGGCCTGGAACGAGATGCAGAAGGCGTTCGACGACGGACTGGCCGACTTCTGGCTCGGCAAGAAGGACGCCCGGACCTCGTTGACCGCGATCCAGCAGCGGCTCGAGACCATCGTCAAGCCCGCGGGCTGA
- a CDS encoding carbohydrate ABC transporter permease, with translation MLRRREALWFYLFASPWIIGFVVFLLGPMIASVYISLTDWDSFTAPKWVGLDNYVRLLTDDPIFWKALWNTFYYAAVSVPLGLVIGLWLANLLNKGVRLRKLFRTLIYLPTLVPLVATAMIFKMVLAPSGPLNDALGLFGIPGPSWLLESVWVKPALILLSVWGAGGATVLLLAAMKGIPRELYEAAEVDGAGPVRQFWSITVPQLTPIIFFNLIMGLIGAFQVFSQVYILTKGGPDNASQTMVPLLFNEAFSFYHMGYASAISWLLFAVILVFTLIAFRTARRWVFYETEVK, from the coding sequence ATGCTCCGGCGCCGGGAGGCGCTGTGGTTCTACCTGTTCGCGTCGCCGTGGATCATCGGCTTCGTGGTGTTCCTGCTCGGTCCGATGATCGCGTCGGTCTACATCTCGCTGACGGACTGGGACTCGTTCACCGCGCCCAAGTGGGTCGGGCTGGACAACTACGTCCGGTTGCTGACCGACGATCCGATCTTCTGGAAGGCGTTGTGGAACACGTTCTACTACGCGGCGGTTTCGGTCCCGCTCGGCCTGGTGATCGGACTGTGGCTCGCCAACCTGCTGAACAAGGGGGTCCGGCTGCGCAAGCTGTTCCGGACCCTGATCTACCTGCCGACGCTGGTGCCACTGGTCGCGACGGCGATGATCTTCAAGATGGTGCTCGCCCCGTCCGGCCCGCTGAACGACGCGCTCGGGCTGTTCGGCATCCCGGGCCCGTCGTGGCTGCTGGAGTCGGTCTGGGTGAAACCCGCGCTGATCCTGCTGTCGGTCTGGGGAGCCGGTGGCGCGACCGTCCTGTTGCTCGCGGCAATGAAAGGCATCCCTCGTGAGCTGTACGAGGCGGCCGAGGTGGACGGCGCCGGCCCGGTCCGGCAGTTCTGGAGCATCACCGTCCCGCAGTTGACGCCGATCATCTTCTTCAACCTGATCATGGGGCTGATCGGCGCCTTCCAGGTGTTCTCCCAGGTGTACATCCTGACCAAGGGTGGACCGGACAACGCGAGCCAGACGATGGTGCCGCTGCTGTTCAACGAGGCGTTCTCCTTCTACCACATGGGTTATGCCTCGGCGATCTCCTGGCTGCTGTTCGCCGTGATCCTGGTGTTCACGCTGATCGCCTTCCGGACCGCGCGGCGCTGGGTGTTCTACGAGACCGAGGTGAAGTGA
- a CDS encoding carbohydrate ABC transporter permease: MATALSTAAPGQSVRSTERVVRAKRSTPFSYATLIIVSAVLCVPLVFVISIALSSDQTVNANTFTIIPREFHWENFTRVFGTELPMQRFLLNSVIISAGAVAGQVLSSGLVGYAFARLRAPGKNALFIIVIATMMIPSQITMIPQFLLFKELGWVNTYLPLIVPNFFSNAFNVFLVRQFVSRLPSEIDEAAMVDGLGFFGIYRRIMLPMLAPVLIAIGIFTLTATWGDFMGPLIYLNDESKMPLALGVQYITSTSQALQAPPWNLVMVGSILLTLPMILVYYLGQRYLYEMDISGGSAGVK, from the coding sequence ATGGCTACCGCTCTTTCCACCGCCGCCCCCGGGCAGAGTGTCCGCAGTACCGAACGGGTGGTTCGCGCCAAGCGCTCGACGCCGTTCAGCTATGCGACGCTGATCATCGTGTCGGCCGTGCTCTGCGTCCCGCTGGTGTTCGTGATCTCGATCGCGTTGTCCAGTGACCAGACGGTGAACGCGAACACCTTCACGATCATCCCGCGCGAGTTCCACTGGGAGAACTTCACCCGGGTGTTCGGCACCGAGCTGCCGATGCAGCGGTTCCTGCTCAACTCGGTGATCATCTCGGCCGGTGCCGTGGCCGGCCAGGTGCTGTCCAGCGGCCTGGTCGGTTACGCGTTCGCCCGGCTGCGCGCACCGGGCAAGAACGCCCTGTTCATCATCGTCATCGCGACCATGATGATCCCCTCGCAGATCACGATGATCCCCCAGTTCCTGCTGTTCAAGGAGCTGGGCTGGGTGAACACCTATCTGCCGCTGATCGTGCCGAACTTCTTCTCCAACGCCTTCAACGTCTTCCTGGTCCGCCAGTTCGTCTCCCGGCTGCCAAGTGAGATCGACGAGGCCGCGATGGTGGACGGGCTCGGCTTCTTCGGTATCTACCGCCGGATCATGCTGCCGATGCTCGCTCCGGTACTCATCGCGATCGGCATCTTCACCCTGACGGCCACCTGGGGTGACTTCATGGGACCGTTGATCTACCTGAACGACGAGTCGAAGATGCCACTGGCACTGGGCGTGCAGTACATCACCAGTACGTCGCAGGCGCTCCAGGCTCCGCCGTGGAACCTGGTGATGGTGGGCTCCATCCTGCTCACGCTGCCGATGATCCTGGTTTACTACCTCGGTCAGCGGTACCTGTACGAGATGGACATCAGCGGCGGCAGTGCGGGGGTCAAGTGA
- a CDS encoding beta-galactosidase, whose protein sequence is MSSSTTVGTGVELDAQGIWIDGRPKLLLCASLFYFRLPREQWRSRLEQIRTSGYTCVDVYLPWNFHEVAPGRWSFDGRRDVAAFLDLAHEVGLSVIARPGPYICSEWDGGALPAWLGLDPDVRVRQNEPRYLAQVTAWFDQVLPLLAERQYPAGPVVMVQLENELDFFDCGDRTGYLTSLRDQAIDHGITVPLIACAGQGDLAGATGDVPGVVAACNFYPNDDSPHIEAEVRRYAGLLADRGLPLLITETNRRHRTLRRLLASGAALIAPYLQSSGWNFGFTPSTGNWGAPGNFMSHDYDFGGYVSPTGATRPEYDEARVLARVVAALGSQLALATATVPRVEVTADFPTSSSISALDLDGGGQLIAVPNLDQAPGRAVVNGVSVAVAAGSCPLMLVDLPLQDTTLTLASADLVAVGDGVLVFSSVVPVTVVLGQTQVEIPATPGRVERRVVDGIDLVVLTPPNAARFNSIRPDRTIELDHVRDRKVLAPATEVRTVRQRSGAAPAKSAGTHDLPPSLESLGVFRGRGTYSATTDLTGIDELLLVGACDIVELSIAGQLQPAVADFGATRRVDVRAARGRCEIDASVEIWGHANFDDARLPALRLGALRGLGTVWKVEGVQDLDALWTVDGHWSGEPAPIRSLGGWSSTRVGVPITYSRRLDLPTRSALHFSGLDQPITVTLDDGEPITVHRENPWLMLPAGTTEVAVTLQHDPSGAGLHAELLSLQPVMDWTCTVQDDELLTAFATGSTVTSDVELPLTLEPGEEVWLDIDLPADHEGLLIRFGGSQLRVTGWAAGECLGRTWIGDRPAFSGGDPDVLWVPAGWSGLTLLLRGVAGPADPVLRTLRLSPATTGGENGAAADVS, encoded by the coding sequence GTGAGTTCGTCCACCACGGTCGGTACCGGCGTCGAACTCGATGCCCAGGGCATCTGGATCGACGGCCGGCCGAAATTGTTGCTCTGCGCATCGTTGTTCTACTTCCGCCTGCCGCGGGAGCAATGGCGGAGCCGCCTGGAGCAGATCCGGACGTCGGGCTACACCTGCGTCGACGTCTACCTGCCGTGGAACTTCCACGAGGTCGCGCCCGGCAGGTGGTCGTTCGACGGCCGCCGCGATGTCGCCGCATTCCTCGATCTCGCCCACGAGGTGGGCCTGTCGGTGATCGCCCGGCCGGGCCCGTACATCTGCTCGGAGTGGGACGGCGGCGCCCTGCCGGCCTGGCTGGGCCTCGATCCCGACGTACGGGTCCGGCAGAACGAACCGCGGTACCTCGCCCAGGTGACGGCCTGGTTCGACCAGGTGCTGCCGCTGCTCGCCGAGCGGCAGTATCCGGCGGGTCCGGTCGTCATGGTCCAGTTGGAGAACGAGCTCGACTTCTTCGACTGCGGGGACCGCACCGGTTACCTCACCTCCCTGCGCGACCAGGCGATCGACCACGGCATCACCGTGCCGCTGATCGCCTGCGCCGGGCAGGGCGACCTCGCCGGCGCCACCGGTGACGTCCCCGGCGTCGTGGCCGCCTGCAACTTCTACCCGAACGACGACTCGCCGCACATCGAGGCAGAGGTACGCCGGTACGCCGGGCTGCTCGCCGATCGCGGGCTCCCCCTGCTGATCACCGAAACCAACCGCCGGCACCGAACACTCCGTCGGCTCCTGGCCAGTGGCGCCGCGCTGATCGCGCCCTATCTCCAGTCGTCCGGCTGGAACTTCGGCTTCACGCCGTCCACCGGGAACTGGGGTGCCCCAGGCAACTTCATGAGCCACGACTACGACTTCGGCGGCTACGTCTCCCCGACGGGGGCGACCCGGCCGGAGTACGACGAGGCGCGGGTGCTCGCCCGCGTCGTCGCGGCCCTCGGGTCTCAGCTGGCGCTCGCCACCGCAACGGTGCCGCGCGTCGAAGTGACGGCCGACTTTCCGACCAGTTCGTCGATCTCGGCGCTGGACCTGGACGGCGGCGGCCAGCTGATCGCCGTACCGAACCTCGACCAGGCTCCCGGACGAGCGGTCGTCAACGGGGTGTCCGTGGCGGTCGCGGCCGGGTCGTGTCCGCTCATGCTGGTCGATCTGCCCTTGCAGGACACGACTTTGACGCTCGCGTCGGCGGATCTGGTCGCTGTCGGCGACGGCGTACTGGTGTTCTCGTCGGTCGTTCCTGTCACCGTCGTGCTGGGACAGACCCAGGTCGAGATCCCGGCCACCCCGGGCCGGGTCGAGCGCAGAGTTGTCGACGGCATCGATCTGGTCGTGCTGACACCGCCGAACGCGGCGCGGTTCAACTCCATCCGGCCCGACCGCACGATCGAGCTGGATCATGTCCGGGACCGGAAGGTCCTGGCCCCGGCGACCGAGGTCCGGACCGTCCGGCAGCGGTCAGGTGCGGCCCCGGCGAAGTCGGCCGGTACCCACGACCTGCCGCCGTCGCTGGAATCGCTCGGCGTCTTCCGTGGTCGTGGAACCTACTCCGCGACGACGGATCTGACCGGGATCGACGAACTGCTGCTCGTCGGCGCCTGCGACATCGTGGAGCTGTCGATCGCCGGCCAGCTGCAACCGGCCGTTGCCGATTTCGGCGCGACCCGGCGGGTCGACGTACGGGCCGCGCGAGGCCGCTGTGAGATTGACGCGTCGGTCGAGATCTGGGGACACGCCAACTTCGACGATGCCCGCCTGCCGGCTCTCCGCCTCGGCGCGCTCCGCGGACTGGGCACTGTCTGGAAGGTGGAAGGTGTCCAGGACCTCGATGCCTTGTGGACGGTGGACGGCCACTGGTCGGGCGAGCCGGCGCCGATCCGGTCGCTCGGAGGCTGGAGCAGTACGCGCGTCGGCGTACCGATCACCTACTCGCGGCGCCTCGATCTCCCGACACGCTCGGCCCTCCACTTCAGCGGTCTCGACCAACCGATCACGGTCACTCTGGACGACGGCGAGCCGATCACCGTTCATCGGGAGAACCCCTGGCTGATGCTGCCGGCCGGGACCACCGAGGTCGCGGTCACCCTGCAGCACGATCCGAGTGGCGCCGGGCTGCACGCAGAGCTGCTGAGCCTGCAACCAGTGATGGACTGGACCTGCACTGTCCAGGACGACGAACTGCTCACCGCCTTCGCCACCGGCAGCACCGTGACGTCGGACGTCGAGCTCCCGCTGACCCTCGAACCGGGCGAAGAGGTCTGGCTCGACATCGATCTTCCGGCCGATCACGAAGGTCTGCTGATCCGGTTCGGCGGCTCGCAGCTGCGGGTGACCGGCTGGGCGGCCGGCGAGTGCCTCGGCCGGACCTGGATCGGTGACCGGCCCGCCTTCTCCGGCGGCGACCCCGATGTCTTGTGGGTACCGGCCGGCTGGTCCGGCCTGACCCTGCTGCTCCGGGGCGTCGCGGGCCCCGCCGATCCGGTCCTTCGTACGCTACGGCTGAGCCCAGCGACGACCGGAGGGGAAAATGGTGCCGCGGCAGACGTCTCGTGA